AGTGAAACTCTATCCACCACCAGTATCAGGCAGCATACATGTACTGTATTTACACTAACCTAATCCACGTAATCTCCAACCTGAAAGAAAAGTACcaataacaaaaaaataaaatagtggTTGGGATTTGATAAGGGGCACAGTATAATCCACTGTCGACATGCAACCCACCGTGGGTAAACATGACTTTATAAGGCTCTGGCAGAGACTAGACCAGAGCTGTTAAGAAACCAACCACACTTCATTTCATACTATGATCATTAGAAAGCTGAACCTTATTTTAGTCAAGCAGCGTGTCAAGGGGGCAAAATAAAAGTATCTTGAAGACAGAAGTGTAGACCAGTTGTCCAGAAGAATTAGCATTGCAAGCAATAGAGACATGGAAGGTCCTCCCATTTGAACTCATAGCTTTTTGGCTACATTATTTATAGTGAATCGCTATTGGTTTTCattcatttttacaaatgaaGGATTACTGGTCTCTGATCAGAAGCTGAACAAGCTCTGGGAGATATAGTGTAAAGCAAATCCTCCCACACTGACCAGAATACAGATTTTGGCTTACAACTTTTGCCTCTCTTACTTGATGTTGATGGTTTTCTGTATGAACTCCTGGAAACGAGCAGGACAGCTCCAGTTGGTGCACAGACTCTCCTGCATGGTAGACATCATTGTCTCCAAGTTCTTGGTGAAGTTCTCATGTTCATTACCAAACAGGTCGATCTCCAACGCTGCATGGTGGATCACTGAGCGGTACTGCCTCTTGGACATCCTGTCCCAGATCCACAGCATCTTAACAGTGGTGTAGTCATACGAGTCCATCAGGTAGAGGAAATGCTCCACAAACTGCCTGCCCAGGAATATGCCCACCTCCCGGGGAAAGCTCTGGTTGTCTCTCAAAATTACATAAAGAATCATGAGGAACCCATCGATGGTGCAGGTGTTCTTTAGGCTTATCTTAACATACAGAGGGGTGCATGAGATGGCCTTCCTCCCTGCCCTGATGGTGTACACGCCCCCCCATGGGAGCACAGGCCTCCAAAAGGAACGGTCCTCTTCATCATTGTTGTTGATGGATGCACGGATCTCCTCAAACAATGTCTTCGTCCTAGGGAAACAACATGAAGGTACGTTATCATTCACTCTGGGTTGAAGTTTTGCCCTTAAAAAATAACTTATCCTTTACAACCAAATCCAAAAATTGTAAATGGAATGTTATAGAAGGGTCCAGACACTTTCCCCCCACATTTTACAGAAACTTACCCCTAACAGCATTCCTTCATTCTTGTTGTGTTGTATGGGGGCCCTGAAAAAATATGAACAAAATCTCCCAAAACGTCCTTTTATAGACGACAAATCTGTCAGTATTGTGATGCATGTCTTTAGATGTCGTTCCATTTTTTGTGTATCCTGCTGCGACAGGAAACTagcaaaataaaggaaacaccaacatagtgtaTTAATAGGGCGATGGGCCACCACAGGCTGCCAGAACAGCTTTGCTGTGCCTCGGCagagattctacaagtgtctggaacttcctgtgtggaagcaccccATGCTTtcaatatacactacatgtcCACCTACTTTTGGCCACCtcctcgtcaaacatctcattccaagatCAGGGGCATtactatggagttggtcccccctttgctgctataatagcctccactcttctggaaaggtttTCCaccagaatgtcattgtatgctgtagtgttaagttttcccttcactggaactaaggggccgagtccgaaccatgaaaaacagacccagaccatCATTCCTcctccacttcacaataacagcacttacagatgACCGGGGCAGctgtagcagggcagacattttatgaactgacttattggcatcctatgacagtgccatgttgaaagtcagagctcttcagtatgggccattctcCTGCCAATGTCTGTTTATGGCGATTGCATGGTTGTATGCTCGGTTTTATACAccagtcagcaacgggtgtggctgaaatagccgaatctacaaatttgaaggggtgtcctcatactttcGGCCATGTagtatactttgtatccctcaagTGTTTCTTTCTTTTGAGGAGTGACCTGCAAAATGGACTGAGCGGTAGCGCTCGAGTCGCGAACAAAATGGAATATAACATTGCGGATAAAGTTTGGAATTACATAATTTTTGTGTACAATAGTTAAAGAAATGCATCACTACACTAACAGCTTTTCTGTTTCTAAAAGGAtgtatttgggtgtttttggagccTTCGTTCATACTTTTCAGGGCACCCATACTACACAAGGATGAGGAAGTGATTTGCTGTTTGGGGTAAGTTAAAACATGTCAAATCACAAAAAAAGCTGTCTGGGCCCTT
This sequence is a window from Oncorhynchus gorbuscha isolate QuinsamMale2020 ecotype Even-year linkage group LG17, OgorEven_v1.0, whole genome shotgun sequence. Protein-coding genes within it:
- the lg17h14orf28 gene encoding uncharacterized protein C14orf28 homolog, which codes for MESKFCILTETEDLKTLISSTEESLQIERTKTLFEEIRASINNNDEEDRSFWRPVLPWGGVYTIRAGRKAISCTPLYVKISLKNTCTIDGFLMILYVILRDNQSFPREVGIFLGRQFVEHFLYLMDSYDYTTVKMLWIWDRMSKRQYRSVIHHAALEIDLFGNEHENFTKNLETMMSTMQESLCTNWSCPARFQEFIQKTININPPHELPPRDPIQSAVDEFFCPKIILCKELGCNGLREFSQRVFCHGPPPFVILNMQLWKSEELSYVPYHLALSQHRYSLEGATLFNKEEHHYSAAFQIDGYWMHYDGLRSDNLILLNKPPELLLLSSLVYIRASDK